CTTCACCACTCGCACCTCGCCCTGCTCCGAGGTGAAGTACAGGCGCCCGTCGGCCGCAACCGGCGAGGCCGTGTAGCTCGTCCCTCCGACCCGCTCCTTGTACAGCTCCTTGCCGGTTGCGGCCTCATAACACGTGACCATCCCGGCATTCCCGATCGTGTAAAGGTGCTTCTGGTACACGATCGGCGTCGGCATGTACGGCCCGCCGCGCAGTTTGCCCCACGCGACGTGTGTGTTCGTCGATTCGTCGGCCTTTAGAGAGATGTCGCCGGTCGCGCCGGGCTTGATCGCGAACACCGGTTGAATCGGTCGGTTCCCGCTCACCACGAACGCCAGTTCGGGCGTAAGCACAGGCGTCGGGACGGTCGCTTCCGATTTCTTGTCGAGGCGCCACAGTTCCTTTCCGGTCGCTGGGTCGTACCCGCGTGCGTATTGCGAGGCATTGGTCACGATTTCAACGCGCTTCGCGTTCCGCCACACCGCCGGGCTGCTCCACGACGGGATCTCGTCGCGTGTCGTCGACCAGAGGCGCGAACCGTCCGCGAGACTGTACGCGGCAATGAACGAGTCCCGGCTCAAGTCGCACTGCAAAATCACGCGGTCCTCGTGGATGATCGGCGACGCGGCGAAGCCCCACTCGTACTGCTGCTCCAGCGCGAAACTGGAATCGAGGGTGCCGAGGTCGCGCTTCCACAGCAGTTTGCCGTCGAAATCGTAGCAGTACAACCCTTCCGAGCCGAAGCACGCCACGACGCGCCGGCCGTCGGTCGCCGCGGTGCAGTTCGCATGGCTCCCCTTCAGGTGCCGCTTGATCTTCGGCATGCCCTCGAACGCGGTCTTCGTCCACAGGATCTTCCCCGTGAGTCGGTCGAGACACACAACCTGGAACGCGAGTTTGCTGTCGTCCTTCACCGAGTTCGGATCGCCGTAGTTCCCGGTCTTCAGCTCGGTGTTCCCGCCGACCGCGCTGGTGAGGAACACGCGGTCGCCCCAGATCACCGGGCACGAGTGCCCCAATCCGGGAATCGGCGTCTTCCACAGAATGTTCGTTCCCGCCTTGGCGTCCCACGTCAACGGTGGGTCTTGCCCATCGGCCACACCGGTCGAGTCCAAGCCACGAAACTGCGGCCAGTTCGCCGGCGTTACGGCTTTTCCTCCGGCAATCTCTTTGGGCGCGACCGGCTCCTTGGGAACGGGCTTCGATCCCTGTGGGAAATACACCGCTTCTGCCGTGAACCGCTTGGAAACGACTCGCGTAACCTTGTCCCCCTTCCGCTCGAACACGAGTGAACTCTCTTCGACACCAAGAGGAACGAACGCTCCCGGTCCCGTCGGTTTGTACGCGACCCGACTGAAGCCCGAAACGGTCACCAACCCGGTGTCCTTGATTTCGACCTTCATCACCCCGCCGTATTCGCTCTCGTAACTACCTGCAAACTGTTGCCAGGCGTCGCGATCCTTCTGTTCGGCCACTGGCAGCGCCTTCGCACCGGCTTTGGCGAGTGCGTCGCGGACATCCTTCTGCGATTCACCAGTCGAAAAGAGTGCCGCATCGAGCGCATCCTGGCTCACCTTGGTGCCGTCGAGCAGCGCCCGAAGTACGGGAAGGTTCCCGCGCCCCGCAGCGGAAATCACGGCCGCGTCGACATCCTTGGCGCCGGCCTTGAGAAGCGCCTTCACGTTCTCCGGCTTGGTGAGTGACTGGCTGAGCGGTGTTTGGTACCAGATGCCGTCGCGGGCACTGGGATCCGCACCGCGTGCGAGGAGCAGCTCGATGATCTCGGTCTTACCTTTGCTCGTAGCGATCCACAAAGCCGTGATGCCGTACTCGTTCTTGGAGTTGACATCCGCCCCCTTCTCAATGGCCGCGACGATCGCTTTTTCGTCTCCCGCCCGAACCGCCGCCCAGAGCGCTTCGCGAGCCTCAACTTTAGGGTCAGCCGCCGGCGCGGTAGACGTGAGTATCAACGCAAAGACAAACGACAGGAAATAGCACCAGCGCATGGAACCGCCCTCGAATCGAGACGGGATCAGATCTCGCAAGTACCGCGGTATTCTAACTCCCCGCCCATCCCGGAGAAACGGTCCATTCTGGCCCTTGCACAAACACCAACTCGACAACACTTCAGAAACGTGGAACGCGCACTAAAATGACCGTCTGCCTACCCGTAACGCGGTACATTGTTCGGTCAAAAAATCCTCTCCCCATTCGGCCCGCTTTGTGTGTGCCGCCGATCCAGATTCCGCGTGTTTTGCTGGAAGATTTGCGGTTCCGAAAAAATCACGAAATCGACTCATTTGGATCGCGTCGAGCGGAATGATGTCTGTGAAGTCACCGATTGAGGATCGTATGTCGGTCACCGCCACCCCCGCCTTCGCCGAGGTCATGCGCCAGCTCACGGACGGGCTGCGCCCGGACCGGGTTCGGGACGCGGACCTGCTCGCGGACTTCGTGACCGACCAGAACACCGGGTTCGCCGACCTCGTTGCCCGGCACGGCCCGCTGGTGTGGGGCGTGTGTCGGCGCGGGCTGACCGACCCGAACGACGCCGAGGATGCGTTCCAGGCCACGTTCCTCGCACTGGCTCGTCAGGCCCGGAGCCTCGCCGATCGCGTGAGCGGGCACGAAACTCTGGCCGGATGGCTGCACCTGACGGCCCGACGAATCACTCACAACGTGCGCAGAGCGAGGACGAGGCGGTGTGAGCACGAGCGCCGGGCCGCAGCCGAGCGCGAGACACAAGCCGACCTCGTTGTGGAACCGGGCGCCCTGGGTTCGGTGCTGGACGAAGAACTGGCCCGCCTGCCCGCTCGGTTCCGCGAAACGATCGTTCTGTGCTACTTCCAGGGGAAGACGCACGCGGACGCGGCCCGGCAACTGGGCTGCCCGGTCGGGTCCGTATCGAGCCGCTTGGCCCGCGGGTGCGAGTTACTGCGTGACGCGCTGGCTCGCCGAGGTGTCACCCTCAGCATCGGCCTCGTGACAGTGGCCGTTGCGGTAGCGGGCGCGGGCGGACACGCGGGTGCGGCTCTTCCGCCCGGATTGATCCAGTCCACGATCACCGCGGCCCGCGCGTTTGCGGTCGGCGGTCCTGCAACCACCGAACCCGGGCGCCTCGCGCTGGGGGTGGTGCAAGCCAAGAGCGGATTGCGGGGCAAAATCTCCGGCCTCGTGGTGGTCGTGGCTCTGGGAATGACGCTCGCCGCTGCGATGGTGAGTCAAAAGCCCGTTCACGCCGACGGGCCGACGGTAGCGAACCCAACCACGGCACCCGAGACGCAACCGCGAACGGATTCGTCAGGCGACCCGCTCCCGGAAGGAGCTGTCGCCCGATTGGGGACGCTGCGTTTCCGCACTGGTCAGATGGGGACCGCCGCGAGCGTCGCGTTCGGGCCGGACGGAAAACAACTGATCTCAGCACACGGCGCAGATGTGCTCTACGTCTGGGAGCCAGCGTCCGGGCGCGAGCTGCGGCGCCTGGACGCTCCGCAAATCTGTAGCGGAGTGAGCACTACTCCGAACGGCCGGCGGATGATCGCCGTCGGGCACGCCGAAGTGTGGGCGTGGGATCTGGCTGCGAACCAACCGCTCGTGTTGTGGAAGACCAAGATCGGTCGCCTCATTCGCGCGAATGCCGAAATCTCCCCGGACGGTCGGTGGGTCGCGGTCGGCGGTGAAACGAAAGGAAACGTGATCCTGCTCGACGCGGCCACGGGGGACGAGGTCCGAACGCTCTCCGTTGGCGGGTCCGGGTTCGCGTTCTCGTCCGATTCCAAACTCATTGCGGTGTGGGCCAAAGCACCGAGTTTGAATGCGGGCACAAAGACAGACGTGACCGTGTGGAACGTGACGGACGGTAAGCTCCGGTACACGGTGCCGTTCGCAAACACGACCGTGACGAGTGTCGCGTTCGCACCGGACGGGAAGGCGGTCGCCACGGTCGCGGAAGACCGGCGGCTCCAATTGTGGGACGCAGATAGCGGGAAGGCGCAGTCGAAATTGGCCGAAGACGCCGACCCGCACTCTTCGGTTGGCTTCCTCAAAGACGGCACGCTAGTCGAAGCAAGTGCGGGGCGGATTCGGTTCTGGAACCCCACAACGGGCAAGCAATCGAAGCCGGCCATCAAGACCACGGACACCGCGGACGTTTACCGCTTATCGGCGGACGGCACCCAACTGGCCGGAGCCGGGTTGTTCGGCGTCAGTCTGCATGAAGTGGCCTCCGGCCGCGAGATCGGGACCACAGCCGGAATGCCGGATGGCCTGGTTCACTCCGTCACGTTCACGCCCGATTCTTCGGCGATGGTGATGGCCGTTTACAGCGAATCAGCGGGTGCCGCATTGCACCTGTGGGACGCAAAAGACGGCCGGCTCCGCCGGCGCACAGAAGTCGGACCGCGCCAGATCG
This region of Gemmata massiliana genomic DNA includes:
- a CDS encoding sigma-70 family RNA polymerase sigma factor, whose amino-acid sequence is MSVTATPAFAEVMRQLTDGLRPDRVRDADLLADFVTDQNTGFADLVARHGPLVWGVCRRGLTDPNDAEDAFQATFLALARQARSLADRVSGHETLAGWLHLTARRITHNVRRARTRRCEHERRAAAERETQADLVVEPGALGSVLDEELARLPARFRETIVLCYFQGKTHADAARQLGCPVGSVSSRLARGCELLRDALARRGVTLSIGLVTVAVAVAGAGGHAGAALPPGLIQSTITAARAFAVGGPATTEPGRLALGVVQAKSGLRGKISGLVVVVALGMTLAAAMVSQKPVHADGPTVANPTTAPETQPRTDSSGDPLPEGAVARLGTLRFRTGQMGTAASVAFGPDGKQLISAHGADVLYVWEPASGRELRRLDAPQICSGVSTTPNGRRMIAVGHAEVWAWDLAANQPLVLWKTKIGRLIRANAEISPDGRWVAVGGETKGNVILLDAATGDEVRTLSVGGSGFAFSSDSKLIAVWAKAPSLNAGTKTDVTVWNVTDGKLRYTVPFANTTVTSVAFAPDGKAVATVAEDRRLQLWDADSGKAQSKLAEDADPHSSVGFLKDGTLVEASAGRIRFWNPTTGKQSKPAIKTTDTADVYRLSADGTQLAGAGLFGVSLHEVASGREIGTTAGMPDGLVHSVTFTPDSSAMVMAVYSESAGAALHLWDAKDGRLRRRTEVGPRQIVWGVDVAADGTVSAACVPLYQMPQPPTRIVTWDADLARVRATFSLPTGVRCGAASPDKRLIAISTGERVILCDRTTGKEVRTLPGKCEATSLVFSADGSCLGALDPTAKRVTVWSLVDKRDKPWVWSPAPVMGKAADIRAPLALSPDGRMFAVNATGMHGSVSVIETATGTELWHADAHLSGLPAQEFAFAPDGRTLAAAGTDGTVRVWEVASGGERYRFAGHRAGVFSVAYSPDSRRLASASYDSTALVWDVVTLPRATSTGKAPLGDPWLVLAGRDTTAATRAIAALADAPDTAIPLLRTKLTPPPAAKPEQVRQWLADLGADDFKARETASRELSLRGDLVLPDLRRALANAEVAEVRSRLERLINRLGAQSPDRRAVIRGIEALERMGTNPDSQRLLRELAEAPAESVLGREARAAYRRLTAPSPQ
- a CDS encoding outer membrane protein assembly factor BamB family protein → MRWCYFLSFVFALILTSTAPAADPKVEAREALWAAVRAGDEKAIVAAIEKGADVNSKNEYGITALWIATSKGKTEIIELLLARGADPSARDGIWYQTPLSQSLTKPENVKALLKAGAKDVDAAVISAAGRGNLPVLRALLDGTKVSQDALDAALFSTGESQKDVRDALAKAGAKALPVAEQKDRDAWQQFAGSYESEYGGVMKVEIKDTGLVTVSGFSRVAYKPTGPGAFVPLGVEESSLVFERKGDKVTRVVSKRFTAEAVYFPQGSKPVPKEPVAPKEIAGGKAVTPANWPQFRGLDSTGVADGQDPPLTWDAKAGTNILWKTPIPGLGHSCPVIWGDRVFLTSAVGGNTELKTGNYGDPNSVKDDSKLAFQVVCLDRLTGKILWTKTAFEGMPKIKRHLKGSHANCTAATDGRRVVACFGSEGLYCYDFDGKLLWKRDLGTLDSSFALEQQYEWGFAASPIIHEDRVILQCDLSRDSFIAAYSLADGSRLWSTTRDEIPSWSSPAVWRNAKRVEIVTNASQYARGYDPATGKELWRLDKKSEATVPTPVLTPELAFVVSGNRPIQPVFAIKPGATGDISLKADESTNTHVAWGKLRGGPYMPTPIVYQKHLYTIGNAGMVTCYEAATGKELYKERVGGTSYTASPVAADGRLYFTSEQGEVRVVKAGLEFELLAVNKMGDVCMATPAICGGALFIRTKDALVAVARK